Proteins encoded by one window of Haliotis asinina isolate JCU_RB_2024 chromosome 6, JCU_Hal_asi_v2, whole genome shotgun sequence:
- the LOC137286887 gene encoding uncharacterized protein: protein MAPTWLTVLSVLCWQLLMVQGEDVKEMKRCTSDANVTFNLACKANEMMYYMHANLQDMTDDCQPGGDCSFQHSVSTDTDCVGVSACTKTVLKSWYESGCNKTGFFQPKLLYECISETPVDICDEAGLAAAADNYVYLKSPNYPMKVDSPYPNKTCTCDIRGSEMRLQILEAMILPRSNDTMKYTMTAGSTIYPTDGEVNTVTGHIFSGVLPFTERELKDVKHVRLVYNAGGKEGKDNNYLWMRVKGKSAVTVACNGAPEPSTPAPDPANKVAPTYSGYHQLTVSSLVAVVMAMVKFGAA, encoded by the exons ATGGCCCCAACATGGCTGACTGTTCTGAGCGTCTTGTGCTGGCAACTACTTATGGTGCAGG GTGAAGACGTGAAGGAGATGAAGAGGTGCACATCCGACGCCAATGTGACTTTCAACCTGGCATGCAAGGCTAACGAGATGATGTATTACATGCATGCTAACTTGCAGGATATGACAGATGATTGCCAGCCAGGTGGTGACTGTAGTTTCCAGCACTCCGTCAGCACAGACACAGACTGCGTGGGTGTGTCGGCTTGTACCAAGACAGTGCTGAAAAGCTGGTATGAAAGTGGTTGTAACAAGACCGGCTTCTTTCAACCTAAGTTGCTATATGAGTGTATTTCTG AGACACCAGTTGACATTTGTGATGAAGCTGGTCTTGCAGCTGCTGCTGACAATTACGTGTATCTAAAGTCTCCCAACTACCCAATGAAGGTCGATTCTCCATACCCAAATAAGACCTGTACCTGTGACATCCGGGGTTCTGAAATGAGACTACAGATCTTGGAAGCCATGATCCTTCCCCGCTCCAATGACACCATGAAGTATACTATGACTGCAGGCTCCACTATATATCCCACTGATGGAGAGGTTAACACTGTCACAGGACATATCTTCTCCGGTGTTCTGCCGTTCACAGAAAGAGAGTTGAAGGACGTCAAGCATGTCCGGCTGGTGTATAATGCTGGAGGGAAGGAGGGCAAAGATAACAACTATTTGTGGATGAGAGTTAAAG GTAAATCAGCTGTGACAGTGGCATGCAATGGAGCGCCAGAGCCAAGTACACCTGCCCCTGACCCAGCCAACAAGGTCGCACCGACCTACTCAG GGTATCATCAGTTGACAGTATCAAGTCTAGTTGCAGTGGTTATGGCTATGGTGAAGTTTGGTGCTGCCTAA